CGTCACCGCCAACAGGACGGCGGCGGCGTCGCCGGTCGTCCCGAGCGCGTCGGCGTAGCGCGGTCCCGCGTCGATCAACAGGGGAGCGAGGACGGCCGCGATCGCCGTGTTCGACACCAACTCGCTGGCCGCCACCGTCGTGACGACGACCGCGAACACGAGGACGACGACCGGCGCCCCGACCAACGGCCCGAGCGTCGCGCTCGCGAGCCACGACACCGCGTCGGTCGCCGAGAGCGCGTCCGCCAGCGCCAGTCCGCCGCCCAACAGCAGCAGCGTCCCCCAGTCGATCCCCTGGACGTCGGTCCACTCGACCCCGCCCGCGAGGAACAGCGCCGGGATCGCCGCGAGACCGACGACGACGAAGTACAGCGCGCCGCGGTGGCCGACGCCGAACACGCTCGCGCCCGTCCCCCCGAACAGCGTCGTGTACCACGTCGCCGGGAGCACGTCAGCGAACAGGAACTCCATCCCGCCCAACAGCCACAACGCGGCGGTCGCGCCGGCGATCGCGACGACGCGCCGGCCGGTCGGCGTCACCGGGCCGAGGTCGCGCAGTGCCGCGTCGGCGTACTCGCGTGCGCCCGAGACGTCCGCGACCTCGGGCGGGTAGAGCCGAACCGCGAGCAGGTACCACGCGACCGGGAGGCTCGCCGCGACGACGGGAAGCCCGACGAGCAGCCACTCCGCGAAGCCGATCTCGTACCCCAACTGCGCCGACAGTTGGGCGACGACGATGGCGTTGGGCGGCGTCCCGATCAGCGTCCCGACCCCGCCGATGCTCGCGGCGTAGGCGACCCCGAGCAGCGCCGCCGTCTCCGTGTTCGTCGGTTCGCCGTCGGTCCCCCCGTCGGTCTCGGGGGCCGCCGCCGCCGTCGCTCCGGGCGACCCCCCGCCCGCCGTGCTCCGGGCGACGCCGACGGCGACGGGGACCATCATCGCCGTCGTCGCCGTGTTGGAGATCAGCATCGACAGCGACGCGGTCGCGACCATCAGCGCGAGCACGAGCCGTCGGGGGGAGGTGCCGATGCGCGCGACGAGCCGGTAGGCGATCCGTCGGTCGATCCCGTGGTTCGACAGCGCGACCGCGAGCACGAACCCCGAAAGCAGCAGGAACACGACCGGGTCCGCGAACCCCGCCAGCGCCGGCTCCATCGAGGGGTACACCCCGAACACCGTCAGGAGGACGGGCACACACAGCGCCGTCACCGGCAGCGGGAGCGCCTCGGTCACCCACAACACCGCGGCGAACAGCGCCGTCGCGACCGCGTAGTGGCCCGCCGGCGACAGCGTCGCGAACGGCGTCCCGACGGCGACCGCCGCCGCCACCGCCACGGCGCCCGCGACGACCGCGAGGTTCCGTCGGGGGATCACGGCCGCCCCGTGCGCTCGCGCGCAGGCCGCGCCACACCGGTATCCTTGTGTCTCGGTAGCACGTATCGGAACGCATGGTGTTCAAAACGCTCCTGCTGGCGGTCGGACTGCTGGAGGTGCTCAAACCCCGCGCGCTGGTCGACTTCTGGATGGGCGTCGCCGCGAAGGGCGACCAGGAGATCGAACTCCGCGGGTGGGTGTACACGGTCGCCCGGCTCGAGGGGGTCGTGATCCTCCTGTGGACGCTGTCGCGGCTCCGCCGTCGCTCGTCGCCCGAGCCGGTCGAGGTCGTCGAGCCGGCCTGACCGGCGCCGACGGCGGGCGGGCGACCGACCGCGTCGACGGGCCGTCGGCCGGTCGGTCACGCCAGCCCCCCGAGGAGGACGCCGACCGTGTAGGCGACGGCGGCGGCGGCCATCCCGACGGCGAACATCTCGCCGCCGGCGAGGTACCACGGGCGCTTCGTGACGAGGCTCCGGCTCGCGCCGACGAGGAAGAACGCCGCGCCCGTGACGACGACCGCGAGTTCGAACAGCGGCTCGACGACGAACACGTACGGGAGCAGCGGCGTCCAGCCGGCGACGACGAACGCGAGGAACGTCGCCAGCGCGGTGCGGGCGGGCGACTTGCCGTCGTCGGCGCCGTGGTCGTCGGCGCCGTCGGTGCCGTCGGTGCCTTCGTCGGTCGCGCGGTCGCCGGTCTCGCGGTAGTCGATCTCCGTCCGCCTGCTGAGGTAGTTGCTCATCCCCATCGAGAAGCCGTCGGCGAGCAGGTTGGCGACCCCGAGGATCAACACGATCGACGGCTCCAGCGCCGCGCCGGCGACGCCGGCGACGACCGCGAACGTCGTCACGATGCCGTCGTTCGCGCCGTAGACGTACTCTGCGAGATACGTGCCGGCGTCCGTCCGCTCGTCCCCGAGGAGTCGCTCGATCATCGACGGGGGCGTGTTTCGCCGGCCCGGTGAAATTCGTACCGCCGCGCGGGCGAGCGATACCAGCGTCGCTGGAACGCGGGCAAACAGCTACCGGCCACGGGGGCGAAGGCGGGCCATGAACCCCGCCGAAGACCGGTCGTTCGAGCCGGCCGAGAGCGTCTGCCCGTTCTGCGGCGTCGGCTGCGGTATCCGGTACGACCCCGCCACCGGCGCCGCCCGCGGGTGGGCGGGACCGGTCAACACGAAGGGGGAGGTGTGTCCGAAAGGCGTCGCGGCGTGGGACGCGGTCGACCACCCCGACCGGCTGACCGCGCCGCTGGTCCGGGAGGACGGCGCCCTCGTCGAGGCGACGTGGGACGAGGCGCTCGCCCGCGTGAGCGACGCGTTCGCTCGCGTCCGACGCGACCACGGCCCGGACGCCGTCTCGTTTTTCGCCTCGTCGAACTGCACGAACGAGGAGAACTACGTGCTCCAGAAGGCGGCGCGGCTGTTCGGCACGAACAACGTCGACAACTGCGCGCGGCTGTGTCACGCCTCGACGGTCGCGGCGATGGCCGACCGCTTCGGCGTCGGCGCGACGACGAACTCCTTCGACGACCTGACGGAGACCGACGTGTTCCTCGTCGTCGGCGCGAACCCGGCGGAGAACCACCCCGTGATCTTCCGGTCGTACGTCCTCCCGGCGCTGCGGCGCGGGGCGGAACTGATCCACGTCGACCCGCGGGAGACGCCGACGAGCGCGGCGGCGACCCACCACCTCCCGGTACGTCCGGGGTACGACATCACGCTGTTGAACGCGCTGGCGGCGACTATCGTCGACGAGGGGCTGGTCGACGAGGCGTTCTGCGCCGAGCGGGTCGAGGGACTGACCGCGTTCGAGGCGTTCGCCGCCGACGTGGACGTCGACGCCGCGGCCGACCGAGCGGGCGTCGACCCCGCCGCGCTCCGGGCCGCCGCCCGCGCGTACGCCGTCGCCGACCGCGCGACGATCCTCACCGGGATGGGTCTCAGCCAACACGCGTGCGGCACCGAGACCGTCCACGCCCTCCTGAACCTGCCTCTCCTGACCGGCAACGTCGGGCGACGCGGGACCGGCGTGAACCCCCTCCGCGGGCAGAACAACGTCCAGGGCGCCGGCGACGTGGGCGCGTTGCCCGACCGGCTCCCGGGGGGCCGCCCCGTCACCGACCCGGAAGCCCGCGCGGCCGTCGCGGACGTGTGGGGCGTTCCTGCCGCCGAGCTACCGGCCGAACCGGGCCTGACGGAGGTCGAAGCCACCCACGCGTTCGGCGGCGAGGTCCGCGCGGCGTTCGTCCTCGGCGAGAACCCCGCCGTGACCGAGCCGAACGCCGGCCGGGTCGCCGACGCGCTCGACGCGCTCGAGTGTCTCGTCGTCCAGGACCTGTTCCGCACGGAGACGGCCGAGCACGCCGACGTGGTGCTCCCCGGGAGCGCGTGGGCCGAACGCGGCGGCACCGTCACCAACACCGACCGGCAGGTGCTCCGGATGCGCCCGAACGCGACGCCCCCGGGCGACGCCCGCCGGGATCTGGACGTCCTCTGTGCCCTCGGCGCCCGGCTCACCGGCCGCCCCGACGCGTTCGACTACGACGGTCCCGAGAGCGTGTTCGCTGAGGTGACGGCCGCGACGCCGCCGTACGGGGGGATGAGCTACGAGGGGATCGGCACCGGGAGCCAGCGCTGGCCGTTCTCCGAGGACGCCGCCGAGGGGACCGCCGTGTTGCACCGGGACCGGTTCGCGAACGGGCGTCGCCGCGCGCCGCTGCGGGTCGTCGAGCACGTCGCCCCCGTCGACGCCGTCGCGGACGACGAACTGGTGCTCACCACCGGGCGGGTGATCGAACAGTTCAACAGCGGCGCGCTCACCCGCCGGTCGGACCGCCTCGTCCGGATGCGGGGGACCGAGACGGTCCAGATCCACCCCGACGACGCGGCCGCCCGCGGGGTCGCGGACGGCGACCGGGTGCGCCTCGCCAACGCCCGCGGCGTGACGACGGCGGTGGCGGCGGTGACGCCGGCGATCCGCCCCGGAACGGTGTTCGCGACGTTCCACACGCTCGAACCGCTGGCGAACGCGCTCACCGGCGACGCCCTCGACCCGGTGGCGAAGATCCCGGAGTACAAACACTCCGCCGTCCGCGTGTCGGTGGATCCCGTCGACCGGACGCCCGGCGGACCGTGATCGCTTCCGGGCGCTTCCGGGCGCCTCCGGGGCCCGCCCGCCCGACACGCGCTCGCACGCGCCCCGGCGTCGCGGAACCACCGCACCGATTGATACCCCCCGCCGGCGTACACGCACTCGGTGACTGGAATGGACGTGACGGACCGCGTGTACACGGCCGGGATGACGGACGACGAAGTCGAAGAACGACTCCGCGGGGGCGAGACGGGCGTCCTCGCGCTCGCTCGCGACGACGACGCGTACGCCGTCCCCGTGGCGTACCGCTACGACGGCGACGCGATCCGGTTTCGGCTGGGCGACGACGGCCACAGTCGGAAGCTCGCGTTCGCGGAGACGACGGCCGAGGCGTCGTTCGTCGTGTACGGCTACGAGGGCCCCCGGGACTCGTGGAGCGTGATCGCGACCGGTCCGATCCGCGAACTGTCCGACGAGGAGTGGGCGGCGACGGCGGCCGAGGTCGACGAGCGCTACTCGCCGCTGCGGGTGTTCGACGAGGCGATCGAGGAGACGGAACTGCGGGGGTACGAACTCCGCGTCGAGACGCTCGCCGGGCGGCGGACCGCCGAGTGAGCGGGCGGGAGGCGGGACCGGGACGCCGACCGGAACTCGGCTCGTCGGGCTGTCACGCCCCGGCTGATCACTCCCGGTACAGCGAGTAGGTGATGACGCCGAAGCCGATCATCGTGAGCACGCTCTGTGCGAGGACGCCGTAGAGGATGGTCTGCCCGCCGGCCTCCATCAACACGTCGCCGACGAGGTCGATGCCGCCGCCGAGGACGGCGCCGACGGTGACGACGGCGAAGCCGACGGCCAGCGCGCGCAACTCGTAGGCGCCCGTCCGACTGTAGGCGGTCCACGAGAGGTACGTGATCACCGCACCGAACACGAACGTCAGCGTCTTCGTCGCGGCGATGGCGATGGTGAGGTGGCTCACTGATCGGTCCCCCTGCGGACTTCGCTCCACATGCTCGCGAGCCGGTCGGCGGCGTCGTCGGCCGGCCGCTCGATAGCGACGCCGAGGTTGCGGTCCTCGGCCAACGAGACGATGACCTCCTCGAAGTCGGTTCGGTAGCGGGTGGCGTGGTGACCGTCCTGGCGCACTTCGACGCCCTCGGCGAGCAACTGTGCTTCCGACAGCAGATCCAGTTTCCGGTAGGCGGTCGAGGTGGGGATGCCGCACTCCTCGGACACCTCCCCGGCGGTCAACGGCTCGTCGAGCCGACGGATGATCCGCCGACAGTCCTCGTCGTCGAGCGCGTCGAGCACCGGCTGGAGGTGTGGTCCCGGATCGGCTCCCGGCCGGGTATCGCGCACCATAGGCGACCCATACTCGGGACCCCCTGTTATGTCCGCTGGTTCCGCGGTCGGATCCCAGATTCTGGGAGTCGGGTTCGACCCCTATCCACCCCGCCGCAGTACGTCGACACGCATGACCCAACTGGGTGCTCCCGGCTCCGGGATGAGCCGGCGCGAGTTCATCGCAGCGACGGGTGCCACGAGCGCGACGGCGCTGGCTGGCTGTCAGGCGCCGACCGCGACCGACGCCGCCGACACGGCCGGCGGGGGAACGAGCGCGGCCCAGCAGTCGTCGTCGCTGCCGACCACGTCGCCGCCCGAGGTCGTGAACGTCGACGAGCAGGGCGGGACCGTGACGATGAAGACGGCGCCCGCCCGCCACGACGTCCACCCCGGCGAGGCGATGGGCGGTCCCATCGAGTTCCCGCGCGTGTGGGCGTTCCAGGCCGACGACCGCGACCCGTCGGTGCCCGGGCCGATCCTCCGGACGACCGAGGGCAACGACATGACCGTCGTGCTCGACAACACCGAGGGGAAGCGCCCCCACACGCTGCACTTCCACGGCGTCCGGAAGACGTGGGAGAACGACGGCGTCCCGACGACGACGGGGATCACGGTCGGTCCCGGCGAGACGCACGAGTACGAGATCCCGGCCAACACCCCCGGCACGCACGTCTACCACTGTCACTACCAGACGCAACGCCACATCGACATGGGGATGTTCGGGATCTTCCGCGTCGACCCGGAGGGGTACGAGCCGGCCGACCGGGAGTACTTCATGACGGTGAAGGAGTGGGACTCGGACCTCCACCGCATGATGGCCGGCGGGGACGTCAGCTACTCGCCGCGCCAGCGCGACCCCGACGTGTTCACGGTCAACGGGAAGTCCGCCCCGCGGACGCTCCACCCCGAGCAGGGGTCGCCGTTGATCGTCTCGCAGGGCGACACCGTCCGCGTCCACTACGTCAACGGCGGCTACATGAACCACCCGCTCCACCTCCACAACCACCGCTTCCGGCGGGTCGAGAAGGACGGCGCGGTCGTCCCGGAGGCGGCCCGCCACGAGATGGACATCACCGACATCGCGCCGGCCGAGCGCCACACCATCGAGTTCACCGCCGACGCCGACCCCGGCATCTACCTCATGCACTGCCACAAGGTGTCGCACGTGATGAACGGGAGTTCCTACCCCGGCGGGATGCTCACCGGACTGGTGTACGAGGACGTGATGGACACCGACATCTTCGCGTCGCTGATGGAGTACGCCGGCTACGAGGGCTGAACGCCGACCCGACCGCCCCGGACCGTCTCCGGGAGCGACCGGGCGGCCCCGTCGCCCCCGACGGGAGCGGCGCCCCCGACGCCGTCCTGTAATTACCAACGACGATAGCCGGGGCACATCGCTTTTCCTCCGTGGTGTGAGACGGGCCGACATGGCAACCCTGTCGCCCCACGAGGTGCTCCTCGACACCGCTCGGGACAAACTGGCCGTCGTGGCGGCTGACGGGACGTTCGAGTACGTCAACGCGGCCGCGCGGCGGATCCTCGGGTTCGATCCGGTGGGGCTGGAGGGGGAGATCGCGTTCGAATTCATCCACCCGGAGGACGTCGACCGGGTGCGGGAGTCGTTCCTCGCGGCGGCGCGCTCGGAGTCGAGCGAGGCCGTCGCGGAGACGTATCGCCACCGGACGGCCGACGGGTCGTGGGTGTGGATCGAGAGCCGGATGTCCCCGGTCGAAGCGGAGACGCTCGACGGCTTCGTCGTCTGTTCCCGCGAGGTGACCGACCGGATAGCCGCCCAGCGACGCGGCGAGCGCCTCGACGCCATCGCCGGGGTGTCCGACGACGCGCTGTGGCTGTTCTCGGCCGACTGGTCGGAGCTGCTGTTCGTCAACGACGCCGTCGAGGAGATCTACGGCGTCACCCCCGAACAGCTCCGGCGCGACTCGATCGCGTTCCTCGACGCGGTCCACCCCGACCACGTGTCGCGCGTGGTCGACGCGATGGACCGCCTCTCGCGGGGCGAGTCGGTCGACGTGGAGTACCGGGTGAACGACGAGGAGACGTTCGACACGTGGGTGTGGGTGAAGGCCGTCCCGATCGTCCGGGACGGCTCGGTCGTGCGGATCGCGGGGTTCAGCCGCGACGTGACCGACCGGCACCGCCGCGAACACCACCTCGTCGTGATGGACAACCTCCTGCGACACAACCTGCGCAACTCGCTCAACGTCGTTCTGGGCGCCACCGAACGGATCGAGGAGACGGCGCCGGCGACCGCCGAGTCGACGGCGACCATCCGGGAGGCCGCACGGGACCTGTTGCGGAGCGCGGACAAAGAGCGGCGGATCATCGAGGCGCTGTCGACGACACCCGAGTACGAACGGACGCCGGTGGCGAACCAACTCGCCCGGGCGGTCGCCGACGTCGAACGGGAACACCCGTCGGCGACCGTCGCGACCGACATCGCGGTCCCCGAGTCGGCCGGCACGGCGCCCACGCTGGTCGGGACCGCCGTCCGGGAACTGATAGAGAACGCGGTGACCCACGTCGAACGCGACGACCCCGGCGTCGAGGTGTGGGCGCGGCGACGCGGCGACGAGGTCCGGGTCCGGGTGAACGACGACGCGACGCCGCTGCCGGACGTCGAGGCGGACGTGCTCCGCGGCGAGTTCCACGCCCACGACACGGTGTACCACAGCGGCGGACTGGGGCTGTGGCTGGTGTACTGGTGTGTCGAACTGTCGGGCGGGTCCGTCTCGGTCGACGCGGACGCCGCGGACGGCAACCGGATCGAGGTCGCGGTCCCCCTGGCGACGGAGTCGGGCGTCGACCCAGCGGCCAGCTCCGCCGCCGCAGCCGGCACCCGATTCGACCGCGGCAACTCGCCGTGACGGGCCGCGGCGCCGTCGGCCGACTCAGTCGGCGTCGGCGCCGCGTGCTCCCGCCGTCGGCGTCCCGTCGTCGTCGAGGCGAGCGGGCATCGGCCCGTCGTACCCCGCCGGGACGTACGGGCACAGCGGGTCGGCCGCCAGCGGGTCGCCGGTCACGGCGTACGCGCGCGACCGCGACCCGCCGCAGACGCCGCGGAACGCGCAGGCGCCGCACTTCCCCCGCAGCGCATCGCGGTCGCGCAGCCGCTCGAACAGCGGCGCGTTCCGGTACACGTCGACGAGGTCGTCCTCGCGGACGTTGCCCACCGGTTCCGGCAGGAACCCCGACGGCGTCACGTCGCCGACGTGGCTCACGAACGCGAACCCGCCGTCGACGCGGACTGAGGCGCGGCTCCCCCGACGAACGTGTTCGGGGACAGCCTCAGGCCACTATCGCACCTATTCTGACGCATGACGGCCGCTACCGAACGGCGATCGGACGGTGTCGACGAGTCGGGCGAGACCACCGTCGAGGTCCGCGGCACCGGGCGCCTCTACGACGCGCTCCCGTCGCCGCGGTTCGAGTACACCTTCGAGGGGACGACGCTCCGGGAGTTCCTCGACGCGTTCTTCGCCGACTACGACGTGGAGGACCTGCTCATCGCCGGGACCCCCGAGGAAGCCGTCGCCCACGGCTGGGCGCCGCCGCCGGAGGAACTGCCCGACGACTTCACCGCGAACCCCGAGGGCGACCGGACCCGCGCGTACGCCCGCGTCGCCGTGAACGGCCACTTCAACGAGCACCTCGGCGGCTTCGACACCGTGTTACACGACGGCGACCGCGTCGCGCTGATGTACCCGTTCATGTTCTGCTGTTAGCGGGGTGGCGGCGACCCCGATCCCGAACGTGTTCGCGTCGGTACCCGCCGGCGGGGAACGGCGTCGGCGCCTGAAGGGGGTCGAGTCGGAAGCGTCGAACGCATGCGAGTCACCAGACGGACGCTCGCGAAGGCGCTGGTCGTGGCCTTCGTCGTCAACCTCGTCGTGATGGGCGCGGGGGCGTCCCTCGCGTACCAGGAGGCGCCCCCGATCCCGGACCGCGTCGTCGGACCGGACGGGGAGACCATCGCGACGGACGACCGGATTCAGGAGGGGAAGGCCGCCTTCCAGCGCGACGGCCTGATGAACCACGGGTCGATCCTCGGCAACGGCGCGTACTTCGGTCCCGACTACACCGCCGACGCGCTCGAGTTGAAGGTCGACGCGATGCGCGAGTACTACGCCGACAGCCGGTACGGCGAGGCGTACGACGAACTGGGCGTCGAGGAGCGGGCCGCCGTCGACGCGCGCGTCGAGACCGAACTCTCCGACGGCACCCCCGCCGACGGGACGATCGAACACTCCGCCGCCGAGGCGTACGCCCACCGGCAGGTGCGCGAGACGTACGTCGAGCGCTACCACGAGGGGTCGAACGAGCGCGGCGTCCCCGCGAACATGATCGACAGCGAGGAAGACGCCCGTCGCTTCGCCGACTTCGCGCTGTGGACGGCGTGGTTCTCCCACACCGATCGCCCGGGCGCCGACCACAGCTACACCAACGAGTGGCCGTACCAGCCCGCCGCGGGCAACGTCCCCGGCGCCTCGGCGATGACGTGGAGCGTCGTCGCGATGGTGCTGCTCGTCGCCGGCGCCGGCATCGGCGTCTGGCTGTACAAGTCGATCGACCTCCCCGAGCCATCGACCGAGGGGGTCGACGTGCCACATCCCGACGACGTCGACCTGCTACCCAGCCAGTCGGCAGCGCTGTGGTTCGTCCCCGTCGCGGCGCTGTTGTTCCTCGCACAGAC
The sequence above is a segment of the Halobaculum lipolyticum genome. Coding sequences within it:
- a CDS encoding SLC13 family permease, yielding MIPRRNLAVVAGAVAVAAAVAVGTPFATLSPAGHYAVATALFAAVLWVTEALPLPVTALCVPVLLTVFGVYPSMEPALAGFADPVVFLLLSGFVLAVALSNHGIDRRIAYRLVARIGTSPRRLVLALMVATASLSMLISNTATTAMMVPVAVGVARSTAGGGSPGATAAAAPETDGGTDGEPTNTETAALLGVAYAASIGGVGTLIGTPPNAIVVAQLSAQLGYEIGFAEWLLVGLPVVAASLPVAWYLLAVRLYPPEVADVSGAREYADAALRDLGPVTPTGRRVVAIAGATAALWLLGGMEFLFADVLPATWYTTLFGGTGASVFGVGHRGALYFVVVGLAAIPALFLAGGVEWTDVQGIDWGTLLLLGGGLALADALSATDAVSWLASATLGPLVGAPVVVLVFAVVVTTVAASELVSNTAIAAVLAPLLIDAGPRYADALGTTGDAAAVLLAVTGAVAASFGFALPVATPPNAIAFGTGRVDRARMLRAGSVLDLVLAVVVTAVLLALFALVWPVVG
- a CDS encoding VIT1/CCC1 transporter family protein, encoding MIERLLGDERTDAGTYLAEYVYGANDGIVTTFAVVAGVAGAALEPSIVLILGVANLLADGFSMGMSNYLSRRTEIDYRETGDRATDEGTDGTDGADDHGADDGKSPARTALATFLAFVVAGWTPLLPYVFVVEPLFELAVVVTGAAFFLVGASRSLVTKRPWYLAGGEMFAVGMAAAAVAYTVGVLLGGLA
- the fdhF gene encoding formate dehydrogenase subunit alpha, which encodes MNPAEDRSFEPAESVCPFCGVGCGIRYDPATGAARGWAGPVNTKGEVCPKGVAAWDAVDHPDRLTAPLVREDGALVEATWDEALARVSDAFARVRRDHGPDAVSFFASSNCTNEENYVLQKAARLFGTNNVDNCARLCHASTVAAMADRFGVGATTNSFDDLTETDVFLVVGANPAENHPVIFRSYVLPALRRGAELIHVDPRETPTSAAATHHLPVRPGYDITLLNALAATIVDEGLVDEAFCAERVEGLTAFEAFAADVDVDAAADRAGVDPAALRAAARAYAVADRATILTGMGLSQHACGTETVHALLNLPLLTGNVGRRGTGVNPLRGQNNVQGAGDVGALPDRLPGGRPVTDPEARAAVADVWGVPAAELPAEPGLTEVEATHAFGGEVRAAFVLGENPAVTEPNAGRVADALDALECLVVQDLFRTETAEHADVVLPGSAWAERGGTVTNTDRQVLRMRPNATPPGDARRDLDVLCALGARLTGRPDAFDYDGPESVFAEVTAATPPYGGMSYEGIGTGSQRWPFSEDAAEGTAVLHRDRFANGRRRAPLRVVEHVAPVDAVADDELVLTTGRVIEQFNSGALTRRSDRLVRMRGTETVQIHPDDAAARGVADGDRVRLANARGVTTAVAAVTPAIRPGTVFATFHTLEPLANALTGDALDPVAKIPEYKHSAVRVSVDPVDRTPGGP
- a CDS encoding pyridoxamine 5'-phosphate oxidase family protein, which gives rise to MDVTDRVYTAGMTDDEVEERLRGGETGVLALARDDDAYAVPVAYRYDGDAIRFRLGDDGHSRKLAFAETTAEASFVVYGYEGPRDSWSVIATGPIRELSDEEWAATAAEVDERYSPLRVFDEAIEETELRGYELRVETLAGRRTAE
- a CDS encoding DUF7521 family protein produces the protein MSHLTIAIAATKTLTFVFGAVITYLSWTAYSRTGAYELRALAVGFAVVTVGAVLGGGIDLVGDVLMEAGGQTILYGVLAQSVLTMIGFGVITYSLYRE
- a CDS encoding helix-turn-helix domain-containing protein, translating into MVRDTRPGADPGPHLQPVLDALDDEDCRRIIRRLDEPLTAGEVSEECGIPTSTAYRKLDLLSEAQLLAEGVEVRQDGHHATRYRTDFEEVIVSLAEDRNLGVAIERPADDAADRLASMWSEVRRGTDQ
- a CDS encoding multicopper oxidase domain-containing protein, which translates into the protein MTQLGAPGSGMSRREFIAATGATSATALAGCQAPTATDAADTAGGGTSAAQQSSSLPTTSPPEVVNVDEQGGTVTMKTAPARHDVHPGEAMGGPIEFPRVWAFQADDRDPSVPGPILRTTEGNDMTVVLDNTEGKRPHTLHFHGVRKTWENDGVPTTTGITVGPGETHEYEIPANTPGTHVYHCHYQTQRHIDMGMFGIFRVDPEGYEPADREYFMTVKEWDSDLHRMMAGGDVSYSPRQRDPDVFTVNGKSAPRTLHPEQGSPLIVSQGDTVRVHYVNGGYMNHPLHLHNHRFRRVEKDGAVVPEAARHEMDITDIAPAERHTIEFTADADPGIYLMHCHKVSHVMNGSSYPGGMLTGLVYEDVMDTDIFASLMEYAGYEG
- a CDS encoding PAS domain-containing sensor histidine kinase, whose translation is MATLSPHEVLLDTARDKLAVVAADGTFEYVNAAARRILGFDPVGLEGEIAFEFIHPEDVDRVRESFLAAARSESSEAVAETYRHRTADGSWVWIESRMSPVEAETLDGFVVCSREVTDRIAAQRRGERLDAIAGVSDDALWLFSADWSELLFVNDAVEEIYGVTPEQLRRDSIAFLDAVHPDHVSRVVDAMDRLSRGESVDVEYRVNDEETFDTWVWVKAVPIVRDGSVVRIAGFSRDVTDRHRREHHLVVMDNLLRHNLRNSLNVVLGATERIEETAPATAESTATIREAARDLLRSADKERRIIEALSTTPEYERTPVANQLARAVADVEREHPSATVATDIAVPESAGTAPTLVGTAVRELIENAVTHVERDDPGVEVWARRRGDEVRVRVNDDATPLPDVEADVLRGEFHAHDTVYHSGGLGLWLVYWCVELSGGSVSVDADAADGNRIEVAVPLATESGVDPAASSAAAAGTRFDRGNSP
- a CDS encoding MoaD/ThiS family protein; this encodes MTAATERRSDGVDESGETTVEVRGTGRLYDALPSPRFEYTFEGTTLREFLDAFFADYDVEDLLIAGTPEEAVAHGWAPPPEELPDDFTANPEGDRTRAYARVAVNGHFNEHLGGFDTVLHDGDRVALMYPFMFCC